The Clostridia bacterium sequence ATGAAATTAACACACAGAGGATACGGGAAAAGTCACCAAAGGTTTGTGTAATATCCCCTTCCGACTTTGTAATATCAGTAGTAGTGCCCATGCTGACAGATGTAGGTTGTAAAACTGTAAGTTTCTCTTCATTGACACTAAACGATATGAATCTTATAATAAATGAGATAAATAAGAATAATCTGGATTTTGCCGCATTCATTGATGGTAATGGTGAAACATTGATTCTAATTGATAAACAGGGTAATATAATAAAAGACGATCTTTTTATATCACTTACTTCGCTAATACTCTTCAAAAGTCAGGAAAGCTCGCATGTAGTTGTCCCCATAACTGCACCTTCAGTGATAGAGGAGCTTGCAGCCAGATATAACGGCAAGGTTATACGAACAAAGACGTCACCCCAGGCAATCATGGAACAGATGCTAACAAGGAATGCACTAAAATCACGCGAGAATATAAACCAATTCCTTTTAAATTTTGATGCTCTTGCAGGATTAGTGAAGATTATAGAATTTTTGTGTATAAATAGCCTTTCCCTCAATGACGCTTTAAGGGAAATACCGGATTTTTATATCAGCAAAAAGAATATTTTTTGCCCCTGGGAATTAAAAGGTAAAGTTATGCGAACACTTATTACCGAAAAGAATGGTGAAAAAGTAGAGCTTTTAGATGGAGTAAAATTTATTATGGAAAATGGATGGGCTTTAGTGCTTCCTGATGCTGATATGCCTTTATGCAGAGTTTATTCGGAGGGCGATTCCCCACAAATAGCTGAAGTAATATCAGATAAATATCTTAACAAAATAAAAAGCATTATAGGTGCACCCTAGTTTGTCTTCAAAATTGTAGTAACACCACTAATTTCAGCGGGAGCAGTAAATGAGATCAATTGTTATCACAGAAGAGACCTCAAATAAGAAAATAGACAAAGCAATAAAAGAACTTTTCCCTAGAATGCCGGCAAGTGCCATGTATAAGGCTTTCAGAAAAAAAGATGTGAAGGTAAACGGCGTAAGGGTAAAGGATGATTATATAGTATTGCTAGGTGACAGGCTTGAGCTGTATATTACAGATGATATACTTGATGGAAAAGGATTTTCATTAAATAGCGGCTTTTCCATTGTCTATGAAGATGTAAATTTATTAATCGTCAATAAGGAGCAGGGAATACCTGTTCATCCGGATAAAGATCAGGTTTCCAATACGTTGATTGACCTCGTTCAGGCATACTTGAAAGAGAAGGGAGAATATTCTCCTCATAAATCTGATTCCTTTCCACCTTCACTTTGCCATAGACTCGACAGAAATACAGGCGGTCTGTTAATAATAGCAAAAAATGAAAAAAGTCTCAAAGTTATGCTTGATAAAATCAAAAGCAAGGAAGTAAAAAAATACTACCAATGCCTGGTGTCTGGAAGAATGCAGAAGC is a genomic window containing:
- a CDS encoding RluA family pseudouridine synthase, whose protein sequence is MRSIVITEETSNKKIDKAIKELFPRMPASAMYKAFRKKDVKVNGVRVKDDYIVLLGDRLELYITDDILDGKGFSLNSGFSIVYEDVNLLIVNKEQGIPVHPDKDQVSNTLIDLVQAYLKEKGEYSPHKSDSFPPSLCHRLDRNTGGLLIIAKNEKSLKVMLDKIKSKEVKKYYQCLVSGRMQKQEEELKAYLTKDERKSRVFIDDKRTRDSLEIVTRYRVLSYENNISKLEIELVTGRTHQIRAHLAHIGHPIIGDGKYGTNAINRPLKAKFQALWAYKLKFSFCSDAGILNYLKGKTFEVKPTFKI